The Curtobacterium sp. MCSS17_015 genomic sequence CGAAGGAGGCGCGGTGTACTCCCGCAGGGTCACGAGCGTGCCCTCGGCCAGGCTGCCGGTGGGGCTGATCGACTGCACGGTGTTGGCCTGCTCGGCCGAGGCTGCGGGGTCGCCGTCCTGGACCTGCACGGCGAAGCCGAGCGACTGGAGTTCCGCACGGACCTCGTCGGTGGACCGCCCGACGTAGTCGCCGGGGTTGATCGTCGTCCGCGTCTCGGTCGGGGTCGGCGTCGGCTCCTCGGTGGGCGTCTGGACCGGGGAGGACGTCGCCGAACGGCTCGGCGACGGATCGGGATCCGCGTCCTGGCCCTGGTTCGCGAACACGATCCCGCCGATGACGAGTGCCGCGACGACCACGGCCGCGACGACCCACCAGATCCAGGCCCGGCTCTTCTTCTCTTCTTCGTCGTCCTCCGGCCCGGCGGGCGTCCGAGGAGCACCGCCGACGACGGGCGCGTTCGGCTGCGTGCCGATCAGTGCCGTGGCGTCGTCGTTCCCGGCCGGCGGGTTGAAGGCGACGGTACCTGCGCCGGCGAGCGCGGGGACCGCGACCGTCGCGGCGGCGACGTCACCGCGGCGCAACGCCTGGGCGGCACGCGCCAGGTTGGCAGCCGTCGCGGGACGGTCGGCGGGCTTCTTCGCGATGCAGGACATCACGAGCGCCGCCACCGGCTCCGGGACCGTGCCCGGGAGCGCCGGCGGCTGCTCGTTGATGTGCGCCATCGCGATCGCGACCTGCGACTCGCCCGTGAACGGTCGACGTCCCGCCAAGCACTCGTACGCGACGATGCCGAGGGAGTAGATGTCGGTCGACGGGGAGGCCGGGTGACCGCTGGCCTGTTCGGGCGAGAGGTACTGCACCGTCCCCATGACCTGACCGGTCGCCGTGAGGGGGACCTGGTCGGCGATGCGCGCGATCCCGAAGTCGGTGATCTTGACGCGGCCGTCCGGGGTGATGAGCAGGTTGCCGGGCTTGATGTCGCGGTGCACGAGGCCGACCGCGTGCGCGGCCTGCAGGGCGTTCGCGGTCTGGGCGA encodes the following:
- a CDS encoding serine/threonine-protein kinase; the encoded protein is MRPTSGLTFGGRYQLSSRVAIGGMGEVWQATDLVIGRTVALKILKDEYLGDPGFLERFRAEARHAALVNHEGIANVFDYGEEDGSAYLVMELVPGEALSTMIEREHTLPVDKVLDIVAQTANALQAAHAVGLVHRDIKPGNLLITPDGRVKITDFGIARIADQVPLTATGQVMGTVQYLSPEQASGHPASPSTDIYSLGIVAYECLAGRRPFTGESQVAIAMAHINEQPPALPGTVPEPVAALVMSCIAKKPADRPATAANLARAAQALRRGDVAAATVAVPALAGAGTVAFNPPAGNDDATALIGTQPNAPVVGGAPRTPAGPEDDEEEKKSRAWIWWVVAAVVVAALVIGGIVFANQGQDADPDPSPSRSATSSPVQTPTEEPTPTPTETRTTINPGDYVGRSTDEVRAELQSLGFAVQVQDGDPAASAEQANTVQSISPTGSLAEGTLVTLREYTAPPSVNKPNTPSAGAVSATGAVTFSWSTATCPTGYTVSKYSWTVSGGKDASGATSGDTSETSVDIQADQPGNDVTLSYTVTCGNLAASSSSDPATATWVQPPEPTDAPTPTATPQD